One stretch of Glycine soja cultivar W05 chromosome 7, ASM419377v2, whole genome shotgun sequence DNA includes these proteins:
- the LOC114418532 gene encoding transcription factor bHLH68-like → MNRGVLQSSPVQQMMTGNPNWWNININSMAPQAPPFLSTPNNFPIPCAPTSLPFPSWHENQDLPESWSQLLMSGVVDEQGKAGMGQFIQTKKLESWEDQMLGQAPNASLVDVKQENLVNSYAYGHGSEELQSSKPSWSPKSCVTTSFSSNMLDFSNNKTDARHPPPDLSSECNSTAAGGALKKARVQPSATTQTTFKVRKEKLGERITALHQLVSPFGKTDTASVLLEAIGYIRFLQSQIEALSLPYLSGGSGNTRQQHSVQGEKRCIFPEDPGQLLDENCLKRKAAGEPDTQEEPKKGLRSRGLCLVPVSCTLQVGSDNGADYWAPALGGGFR, encoded by the exons ATGAATAGAGGTGTTCTTCAGAGCTCACCAGTGCAACAAATGATGACTGGAAACCCTAACTGGTGGAACATCAATATCAATAGCATGGCTCCACAAGCTCCTCCTTTCTTGTCCACTCCTAACAACTTTCCTATCCCTTGTGCTCCCACTTCTCTTCCCTTTCCTTCTTGGCATGAGAATCAAGATCTTCCAGAGTCATGGAGCCAGCTACTTAT GAGTGGAGTGGTGGATGAACAAGGTAAGGCTGGGATGGGTCAGTTTATTCAGACTAAGAAGTTGGAGAGCTGGGAGGATCAAATGCTAGGTCAGGCTCCAAACGCTTCTCTTGTTGATGTTAAACAAGAAAACTTGGTTAACAGCTATGCATATGGGCATGGAAGCGAAGAACTTCAGTCATCAAAGCCATCTTGGTCTCCAAAATCATGTGTGACAACAAGTTTCAGTAGCAACATGTTAGATTTCTCTAACAATAAGACAGATGCAAGGCATCCACCACCAGATCTATCTTCTGAG TGCAACAGCACTGCAGCTGGTGGGGCACTCAAGAAAGCTAGGGTTCAACCCTCTGCTACAACGCAGACTACGTTCAAG gttaggAAGGAAAAGCTAGGTGAGAGAATTACGGCCCTTCATCAGCTCGTTTCCCCATTTGGGAAG ACTGACACGGCCTCTGTCTTGTTAGAAGCTATTGGGTATATCAGATTCCTTCAGAGTCAAATTGAG GCTCTTAGCTTACCATACTTGAGCGGTGGATCAGGGAACACGAGGCAGCAACATTCT GTTCAAGGAGAGAAGAGATGTATATTCCCTGAAGACCCCGGTCAG CTGCTGGATGAAAACTGCTTGAAGAGGAAAGCAGCTGGAGAGCCG gaTACTCAAGAAGAACCAAAGAAGGGGCTGAGGAGTAGAGGGTTGTGTCTGGTGCCAGTGTCATGCACACTGCAAGTTGGAAGTGACAATGGAGCAGATTATTGGGCTCCAGCCCTAGGAGGGGGCTTTCGTTAG